The Parafrankia discariae genomic interval TCTCTACCGGCTGAAGTCACGACAGCAGCCATCCGGCTACCTATCCCTCGACGTTGAGCTCTCCCGCATGCCGAGTCCAGAGGTTTATCGATAAGGGAGCATCCGTTGGCGTGTCAGGCTGGACGATCCTCTCGACAGGCTAATCAAGCGGTATTGGGCTATAGGGCTTGTCCGTCGATCAATTGGTGTGTACGGAGTGTGTCCTCTCCGTGAGCCGGCCGACGGAGCCGCCGGCCAGCCGGCCGGGTGGCTGACCGGGACGTCCGCCTCTTCCCGCGGAGCCTGCGCCCGGACTGAGGTCCCCACGGACTGACGGCCTCCCGGACTGACGGCCTCACCGGTCGGGGCCCCATCGACCGGGGCCCACTCCGAGCTGTCCCGTCCGCGCGGACGCGCGCCGGGGTCAGGCCGTCTGCCCAGCGTGTCGGGGGGCGGACCGTTCCTCTCCGCGTCCGCCTCGGTGTCCGCCGTCCCCCGTGAGGCCGCCGGGGCCGGGGTGGCGGGCACCGCTCGACAGAAAGGCGCGCGACCGCTAGCCTGCGTCGCATGTTAGTCGACGCTAACATCGACCGCCCGGTGCCTGATGGGCGCGCGGTACCCGGAGGGCGCGCGGAGCCCGCCGAGCCGCTCCGGACACTGGTCGATGCCAAGGGTGATCCCGCCCGTCACAACGCCGCCACCTTCGCGGAGCTGGTCGAGGAGCTGCGGAGCCGGCTGGCCAGCACGGCGCTGGGCGGCTCCGAGGTCGCCCGCCGCCGGCATGTCGAGCGCGGCAAGCTGCTGCCCCGGGACCGGCTCGACACGCTGCTCGACCGTGGCAGCCCGTTCCTCGAGCTGTCTCCGCTGGCCGCCGACGGCATGTACGACGGCGAGGCACCGGGCGCGGGGATCATCACCGGGGTGGGCCGGGTCTCGGGCCGCGAGTGCGTCGTCGTGGTCAACGACGCCACCGTCAAGGGCGGCACCTACTACCCGACGACGGTGAAGAAGCACCTGCGCGCCCAGGAGGTCGCGCTGCACAACCAGCTGCCGTGCGTCTACCTGGTCGACTCCGGCGGCGCGTTCCTGCCCCGCCAGGACGAGGTGTTCCCCGACCGCGAGCACTTCGGCCGCATCTTCTTCAACCAGGCGACCATGTCGGCCCGGGGCATCGCCCAGATCGCCGCCGTGCTCGGGTCGTGCACCGCCGGCGGGGCCTACGTGCCGGCGATGAGCGACGAGGCGGTGATCGTCCGCAACCAGGGAACGATCTTCCTCGGTGGCCCGCCGCTGGTGAAGGCGGCGACCGGCGAGGTCGTCAGCGCGGAGGACCTCGGCGGCGGCCTGCTGCACTCGCGCAAGTCCGGTGTCACCGACCATCTGGCCGCCGACGACACCGACGCGCTGACGATCGTGCGTCGCATCGTCGCCGGCCTCGGGCCGCGCGCGCCGCGCCCGTGGGACGTCACCCCGACCGAGGAGCCGCTGTACCCGACCTCGGAGCTCTACTCGGTGGTGCCGGCGGACCCGCGCACGCCCTACGACGTCCGCGAGGTGATCGCCCGGCTGGTCGACGGCAGCCGGTTCGCGGAGTTCAAGAAGGAGTATGGCTCGACCCTGGTCACCGGGGTCGCCCGGCTGCACGGGCATCCGGTCGGCATCATCGCCAACAACGGGGTGCTGTTCGGTGAGTCGGCGCTCAAGGGCGCCCACTTCATCGAGCTGTGCGACTCCCGGAGCATCCCGCTGCTGTTCCTGCAGAACATCACCGGTTTCATGGTCGGCCGGGACTACGAGGCCGGCGGCATCGCCAAGCACGGCGCGAAGATGGTCACCGCGGTCGCCTGCGCCCGGGTGCCGAAGTTCACCGTGGTGATCGGCGGGTCGTTCGGCGCCGGCAACTACTCGATGTGCGGCCGGGCCTACTCGCCGCGCTTCCTGTGGACGTGGCCGAACGCCCGGATCTCGGTGATGGGCGGTGACCAGGCCGCCGCCGTGCTCTCGACCGTCCGCCGCGACGCTGTGGAGGCCCGCGGCGGCGAGTGGTCCGCCGAGGAACAGGCGGCCTTCGAGGCGCCGATCCGCGAGCAGTACGAACAGCAGGGCAACCCCTACTACGCCACCGCCCGGCTCTGGGACGACGGCGTCATCGACCCGGCGGACACCCGAACCGTCCTGGGCCTGGCGCTGTCGGCGGCGGCGAACGCGCCGCTGGAACCGGTCGGCTACGGCGTCTTCCGGATGTGAGGGTCGATGTTCCACACGGTGCTCGTCGCCAACCGGGGTGAGATCGCGGTCCGGGTCATCCGGACCTTGCGTGAGCTCGGCGTCCGCTCGGTGGCGGTGTTCTCCGACGCCGACGCGGGCGCCCGGCACGTGACCGAGGCGGACGTCGCGGTGCGCCTCGGCCCGGCCCGCGCGCTCGACTCCTACCTCAACATCGAGCGGGTGCTCGCCGCCGCGGCGGCGACCGGGGCGCAGGCGGTGCACCCCGGCTACGGCTTCCTCGCCGAGAACCCGGTGTTCGCGCAGGCCTGCGCCGACGCCGGCGTGGTCTTCGTGGGCCCGTCCGCGCGGGTCGTCGAGCTGATGGGCAACAAGATCGCGGCCAAGCGCACCGTCGCCGCGGCCGGCGTCCCGGTCGTGCCCGGCCGGGTCGAGCCGGGGATGTCCGACGACGACCTGGTGGCGGCCTCGACCGAGATCGGCTATCCGGTGCTGGTCAAGCCGGCCGCCGGCGGCGGCGGCAAGGGCATGCGGCTCGTCCGCGAGCCCGCCGCGCTCGCCGAGGCGCTGCGCTCGGCCCGCCGGGAGGCCGCAGCGTCCTTCGGCGACGACACGCTGTTCGTCGAGCGGTTCGTCGACACCCCCCGCCACATCGAGGTGCAGGTCCTCGCCGACACGCACGGCAACGTGATCCACCTCGGCGAGCGGGAGTGCAGCCTGCAGCGCCGCCACCAGAAGATCGTCGAGGAGGCGCCGTCGGTGCTGCTCGACGCCGCGACCCGGGCGCGC includes:
- a CDS encoding carboxyl transferase domain-containing protein; this translates as MLVDANIDRPVPDGRAVPGGRAEPAEPLRTLVDAKGDPARHNAATFAELVEELRSRLASTALGGSEVARRRHVERGKLLPRDRLDTLLDRGSPFLELSPLAADGMYDGEAPGAGIITGVGRVSGRECVVVVNDATVKGGTYYPTTVKKHLRAQEVALHNQLPCVYLVDSGGAFLPRQDEVFPDREHFGRIFFNQATMSARGIAQIAAVLGSCTAGGAYVPAMSDEAVIVRNQGTIFLGGPPLVKAATGEVVSAEDLGGGLLHSRKSGVTDHLAADDTDALTIVRRIVAGLGPRAPRPWDVTPTEEPLYPTSELYSVVPADPRTPYDVREVIARLVDGSRFAEFKKEYGSTLVTGVARLHGHPVGIIANNGVLFGESALKGAHFIELCDSRSIPLLFLQNITGFMVGRDYEAGGIAKHGAKMVTAVACARVPKFTVVIGGSFGAGNYSMCGRAYSPRFLWTWPNARISVMGGDQAAAVLSTVRRDAVEARGGEWSAEEQAAFEAPIREQYEQQGNPYYATARLWDDGVIDPADTRTVLGLALSAAANAPLEPVGYGVFRM